In Setaria italica strain Yugu1 chromosome I, Setaria_italica_v2.0, whole genome shotgun sequence, the genomic window CAACGCCGCGCGCTCGGGGTGCCAGTACGTCGTCTGGACGCCGATCAACGGCCTCGGCAACCGCATGCTCTCGCTCGCATCCACCTTCCTCTACGCGCTCCTCACCAACCGCGTCCTGCTCGCGCACGCGCCGCCGGAATTCGATGGCCTCTTCTGCGAGCCCTTCCCTGGCAGCTCCTGGACGCTCCCCGCCAACTTCCCGATCACCGACTTCGCCGGCATTTTCACCATGGGTTCGCCGACGAGCTACAAGAACATGCGGCAGGCCGGCGCCGTAAGCGGCGGCGACCACAGCAACGTCACCGCCGACACGCTGCCCGCGTACGTGTTCCTGGACCTGATCCAGTCCTACACCGACGCCGCCTTCTGCGAGGCCGACCAGCGCGTGCTCGCCAAGTTCAACTGGATGGTGGTCAAGTCCGACGTGTACTTCGCCGCCATGTTCTTCCTCATGCCGGCCTACGAGCGCGAGCTCGCGCGGCTGTTCCCGGAGAAGGAGGCCGTGTTCCACCACCTCGCGCGCTACCTCTTCCACCCGTCCAACGACGTGTGGGGCATCGTGCGCAGGTACTACGGGGCCTACCTCGCCAGGGCCGACGAGCGCGTCGGGCTCCAGGTGCGCGTGTTCCCGGAGATGCCCGTGCCGTTCGAGAACATGTACGGCCAGATCCTCCGGTGCTCGGAGCAGGAGGGCTTGCTGCCGAAGGTTGCACTGCACAGGGACGGCGCGGCGAACAACAACCACTCGTCGGCCATGGCGTCGGGGAGGAGCAGGAATCACAAGCTCACCTCGATACTGGTGACGTCGCTCTTCCCCGACTACTACGAGCGCATCCGCGGCATGTACTACGCGAACCCGACGGAGACCGGGGAGTACGTGGAGGTGCACCAGCCGAGCCACGAGAGGGAGCAGCGCACGGAGGCGCGCGGACACAACCAGAGGGCGCTGGCGGAGATGTACCTGCTGAGCTTCTGCGACCGCATCGTGACGACCGCGGTGTCGACGTTCGGGTACATCGCGCACGGGCTCGCCGCCGTGCGGCCCTTGGTGCTGCTGCGGCCACCGTCGCCCGAAGCGGGTGTTGATCCGGCGTGCGTCCGGTCGAAGACAGTCGAGCCGTGTCTTCAGGCGCCGCCGAGGCGAATGTGCGGTGTGGCGGAGGGGACGGACATTGGAGCTCTGGTGCCTTATGCCCAGCACTGTGAGGATGAGCACAAAGGTCTCAAGTTGTTCCCTTAGGCCTTAGCGTTCAAATCAGTTTGTGTAAGTAAATGCATGATTGATCGAACCAACGTGGAAATGAAGACATGATCAGTGTCAAGTTTCGACGGAACAGTATTTGGTATGGATTTGCATTTTAGAAAACACGGCACACATCATCAGCTACTTGCACACAACGCTTGCACCTATGAACGCATACGTGAGACTGAAGTTATCATTGCTACTTGCTATCGACAGTACGTTACCTGACACTGAATAAATTGGCCATGGTAATAAGACACACACGACGTCGAACCTAGGGTTTGATTTCCGGTGAATAGAGCACAACCACTTCACTAACTGCTTAGTGATGTTTGGTTCTAGTAGAATACTGAATACCATAATATTAATGATCCTTTTATATGGATGctattttttgcaaaataataaGGGCGTTATTTGATAaagtaaatatatataaaaaatttatAATATTAGCATGATCTAAAATATATCACATTTACTAATAATTCATATAAACTAGCATATTCCAAATAAAGACAATTAATTTTTTAAGTTCTTTCATGTCATACCTAATAATATGTCTTGAATTGTTGACTTACATAATTCtataagaatttttttaaattttttggtCAACAGAAGTCCTAAAGCGATACATTCCCTTTGTTTCTTTGTATAAGGCGTGCGCACATTCTAAAATCAAACTATTTAGACTTTGCCTAGCAATACTTAGGTACTCAGATAATAACAAGATACCTTTAgattcatattttatttgtactACCAAATTATCATAATATTTAGATAATACGTTCAAGGTAATTTTTAGAGAATGTTTTGAATAAAAATACGCATTATATTTTGAGCGAAATATATCTTTATATAAGTGGGACTATTAATTAGTGGTTATTAGTTTATTGGTACCTCGGAATAATGGGAAATTTGATAACCGAGCAAAAGCTTCGGTGATTTTGGTAATGCGTATGCGTATGTACCCTGCAACCACCAGGGATCAGACCTTAGCTTTGGTGCTTCCTTTCACCTCTTTCATTTTTTGGCTACTAGTTTTTtcaatttttcctttttatgaTTTTTCACGTCAATTGTTTTTGTtgacttgattttttttagttACGGAATTTATTAATCCAACCGTTTTCAAGAAATGTTCATTTAACATTTTCTTGTTTACTCAACTTTTTTCATAAATTTATCGATGCAATATTTTTAATGGTTCGATAGTTTTATGTTAGAATTAACATTTTCTTGTTGACTCTTTTTTACCTTTTGTCGAATAAGTTTTTCAGTGACCCCAGTATTATACAATTAAAGAAgaaatatattttctttttcatagtgtTCATTATTCGGACACATATTAAATCACAACGAAACAAAATGCCTTGGAAAAAGGCCAAGGAATGTGCTCCGAAGCATGTGAACGGAAAAATGAGAATAAGAGCGCACCCATTCTAAAAAGACGAGTGGAAAAATGTTTGGTTCAAGCAGGAAAATGAGTGAGCTTTGTAATGTATTTTTGAAAGAACTACATAGACAAGTTGTGCTAACGGACAATAACTATAAATATGAGTGCTTCGCATGGAGTTGAAGAGTCATACCGGAGTGAGCAAATTCCACTACGAGGGAACCCAACCATATGAGCTACACTCAAATTTCTGTGAGTAGCAAAATAACCTAAAGGTACCAAATCACTCTGCAATTCAATTAATATTTTACCCAGGGCAATTTTAGTCATTTGTAGTAATAAGGTCCTAACTCTCCTACCTCCACGTCAAATTCAATTTGCAAACTTTTCTAAAATAAACATAGTAAATACATGCATGGATGCTCGTACAAGTACGTATAACCATCCTTGTAAACTTGTGCACACACCACATGCCCGTATAAACGTGCCTCTGAGAGATGCATGAATGACAATCAGATTTCGAGATTGACAAAGTTAATATGTTTGAGTTGCTGTCGATGTACATGTGTAATGTGTTGAAGCGAAGAAACAAATCCAGATATGAAGGGTCTAGTAGACTAGGACAAAGAATCTACAAAATGGAGCTACGTTTAGTTCTTAAATTGGATTTATATAAGTTAAAAGTATTATAAGTCTCTCGATAATCTACACTTCTAGCTGGGCTAAACAACtccttttctttaaaaaaaatggtaaCTGATTATGTGCCCCTCGGTTAAACAGCTCCTATTATGGTACAGGCTTGCGATGCGAGTTGGAGATTCCTTTCCAAGTTTGCCATGTGAACTCGATAATTCCGTGTTCCAAATCAAACTGCTGTACGACGGCGGCAACATGGAAGCATGCAATGGACATGAACCCATCTTGGGCCCGTCCAGTCCGGGTGGAAGCCGTGGAGGTCTGCAAGAAAAAAGAGGAAACGTGGTTGTCTATCCTAGCCAGCCACGATTGTATGTTTATAGGGTGAAAACATCAAGATATTTACATGGATACTATTGTGATCATCTAGGACTCGATTGCCTTACAACTTGAATCAGAAGAAAGATCTATCTCTAACTTATTCCTAAGCAAACTGAGTTCAATCCCTATGATCATAACAGCATGagtcttttttttaaaaggaagCAGGAGCACTGCCCATTCATTTAAGAGGAAGAAGTTCAAGGTTACATGGAATGCAATATTATATAAAAGAAGTTTAACTCGAGTCTTAAACATCTAAATGAATTAAGATACACCGCCCAAAGAAGGGTGCCCACAGGCACGTCTTCGCAGCTCAACATCTTCCTAGATTCTTGTCAAAATCTACGGTGGTCGTAGTTCTTGATTTTGGAAGATTCTCCTATTCCTCTCATTCCATATGTGCCATGTTGTGATTGTCATGAGAGCAGCCTTTGAACGTTGTTGCTTTGTGCTCAAGTTCTTCAGCTGTCCTTGCCACCATTGTTGCACTTCCTTACCATCTTAAGTTGGAGTAGAAACCTGTCCAGCCGTCCATGTGCCTACTAAGAACCAAAATTGCTTTGCATAACTGCATTGCAAACATAAGTGAGTAGCCGTCTTCAATTCCTGGTCACACAACGGGCAGATAGTGAGTAGCATCTTATCTGCTGTCAAGATCTTACTTTGCACCAACAACCAGGCAAAGAACTTGTGTTTGGACTCAATGCGTGCCTTCCAAATAATGTATGCCTCAATTGTGGTGTATGTACCTGCAAACTGAGCTTCATATGCAGATTTGGCAGTATAGCGTCCAGTTGATGTCCATCTTCATGTGATGCTGTCTTCTTGGTCAGTGAACTGAATCTCCTGCACTAAGTCCCATAGAGTTACGAATTCAGCCAATTCTTCTATCATTTGCATTCTTCACAGGCCTCTAGTCCAATTTAATTCAGTTGTGTCTTCTCTTAGAGTTCTATTCTTCCTCCATGCCAACTTGTAAAGCCTCGGTGCTATATCACGAGGGGCTTTTCCATCTGCCCAAGCACACTGCCAGAATGTTGCTTTATGCCCATTACCCACGGTCACTCTTGTGGGTGCTCTGAAGAGTTGTTTGTCTATTTCATCACATGGGATTTGTGAGCCCACCAGTCGGTCTAGTTCTGTCCATTGGTACCATAGCCACCTCAACCTTAGTGCTCTACCGAAAACTTCTAGTTCAAGAATGCCAAGACCCCCAAGCTGTTTTGGGAGGACTATCTTCTGCCATTTTACCAAACAGTGGCCACCATTTGCCTGATCAGACCCTTTCCAGAGGAAGCTTCTTCTTAATCTGTCTATCTTCTTTACAGCCTATTTCTTCAGTTTGAAAACAGTAACAAAATATGTTGGGATTGCAGACATCACAGTCCTGACCAATGTCAGCCTCCCTGCTTTGTCCAGCAGCTTCCCCTTCCGATTCTACAAATTTCCTGCCACTTTGTCAATGAGTGGTTGCACTTGCACTTTAGTCAGTTTCCTCAAGGTGAGTGGCAACCCCAAGTATTTGCATGGAAAGGCACTGATCTAGCAAGGGAAACTTTCCATGACTGATTGAAGTTCAATCTGCTCACATCTGATTGGGTAAGCTGCAGATTTGTTGAGGTTAATGTGGAGACCTGATGCATTGCCAAAGATTTGAAAGATCATGTTAACCACTTCAATCTCTTGGCTGACAGGGTTGATGAAGATGGCAGCATCATCGGCATACAGGCTTGCTCTGAATGTTGATACTCGCCCCTGGATTGAAGACAAGAGATGCTATTCTTCAGCAAAGGTTAGCTGTTTTTGTAAAGGCTCCAGGACCAGTATAAATAGCATGGGTGACAGTGGATCTCCCTGTCTCAAGCTAATCCTGTGTTTAAATTTTTGTGTTTGAACCCCATTTACAAAGACTGAGGACGTTGCTGTGTGTAGTAGAATTGAGACCCTTTGTCTCCACCTAGATCCAAAACCCATCCTCTCCATTACTTCCATCAAGTAATCCCATCTTACACTGTCAAAGGCTTTAGCAATATCTAGCTTCAGGAATATGGTTGGCCTTCCTGCCCTGTGCATTTCTCTTATGAAGTTTTGTGTGAAAAGGAAGTTGTTATGTTTACTTTTATTTTTGATGAATGCACTCTGATTCCTGGAGACCAGCTCATTGAGGACTAAGGATAATCTTGTTGCAAGTATATGCTGCTTGTGAGACTTATAGGTCTGAAATCAGTCACCCTTGCTGCTTCACTTGATTTTGGAATGAGGCAGATCTGTGCTGAATTTAATACATTGAAGTGATGGCCATGTAGGTTGTAGAAATATTGCAAAGATGCCATAAGATCCTCTTTTATTACCTCCCAACATTTTTTGAAGAAGAGATCAATGACCCCATCTGGTCCAGGGGCCTGTTCTGATTTGAAATCCATAACCACATCCTTAGCCTCCTCCTTTGTGAAGTCCTCCTCTAGAACCTGCAAATTGTGGCTCTGTATGTTAAGGATATCCCAGCTCAACGTTTGTTGTCTTGGTTCCTCCCTGCCAATGCTGTGCTGAAACTGGCTGAAAATTTCTTGCTCTTTGTCGGCCTGTAGATGAACACTGCCTGAAGTTGTTTGTAGTGATTGTatgaagttttttcttttcctccctATGACCCTTAGGTAGAAGAACCTGAAAGATGCATCACCAGCTTTAATGCTACTGCCtgcttctgattttttttcaatggCAGTCATAGCTAAATATCTGTTTTTCAAATCTCTTTTGAGCAAGAGCTCATCT contains:
- the LOC101774522 gene encoding probable fucosyltransferase 8, whose translation is MEAAAAHKVAAGGELGAGRDRSGNEEAWRWPGWRAPARVEAVVVLGLLATFTVLVLAFGGAGSQPAFPSSPRSGFVQKPVYAASGVHEHVAGPDPPAPHDQDRLLGGLLSPAFDEQSCRSRYESFLYRRPSPFRPSTYLVERLRRYEARHKRCGPGAPLFNEAVEHLRSGRNAARSGCQYVVWTPINGLGNRMLSLASTFLYALLTNRVLLAHAPPEFDGLFCEPFPGSSWTLPANFPITDFAGIFTMGSPTSYKNMRQAGAVSGGDHSNVTADTLPAYVFLDLIQSYTDAAFCEADQRVLAKFNWMVVKSDVYFAAMFFLMPAYERELARLFPEKEAVFHHLARYLFHPSNDVWGIVRRYYGAYLARADERVGLQVRVFPEMPVPFENMYGQILRCSEQEGLLPKVALHRDGAANNNHSSAMASGRSRNHKLTSILVTSLFPDYYERIRGMYYANPTETGEYVEVHQPSHEREQRTEARGHNQRALAEMYLLSFCDRIVTTAVSTFGYIAHGLAAVRPLVLLRPPSPEAGVDPACVRSKTVEPCLQAPPRRMCGVAEGTDIGALVPYAQHCEDEHKGLKLFP